One region of Anticarsia gemmatalis isolate Benzon Research Colony breed Stoneville strain chromosome 2, ilAntGemm2 primary, whole genome shotgun sequence genomic DNA includes:
- the LOC142983432 gene encoding cytochrome P450 6B5-like has translation MSPLLILATLLSIIITLIFVLANKKYNYWEKKNVPYAKPLPILGNYAKYILLIEYIGTLVQKLCKQFPNAPYFGTYFGTEPTLVVQDPELLKNIFTKDFYYVSGREISKYTDREASTESIFFTGGDKWKVVRQSLTPLFTLAKMKNMFHLIEKRAHMLEDTLDRETKVSDIVDTKNLSARFTMDCITSCAFGIDANVLNAPVNNPFAIMAEDMFKPSYMRGLLLVLRSIWAPIFYRLGLNCFPSATIPFFTRLLTDVFKSRNYEPSSRNDYVDLVLNLKKGDVITCESLRNSKTGLKEMVEKKVDDELLVIQCAAFFAAGFETSATTMSLTLFELAKKPEVQKRVVQEVDEYLRRHGNKLNYECINELPYLAACISETLRLYPSLGNLTREVMDDYTLPTGLRLDKGIRVHIPVYHLHHNPEYFPAPESYKPERFLPENKDKIIPYTFLPFGEGPKMCIGKQFSLMQVTAGLVTFLKKYEFNLAEGTSETIKFGTTTLTIQPKNEKVLLKLSKRQGWEQRTYVRA, from the exons ATGAGTCCGCTACTCATCCTTGCTACGCTATtgtctattattattactttaatattcgTACTAgcaaataaaaagtacaattacTGGGAGAAGAAAAATGTGCCTTACGCGAAACCACTGCCTATATTGGGAAACTACgcgaaatacattttattaatagagTATATTGGAACATTGGTACAAAAACTATGCAAGCAGTTTCCCAACGCGCCTTACTTTGGAACATACTTTGGGACGGAGCCTACTCTCGTGGTACAAGACCCTGAACTTCTGAAGAACATTTTCACAAAAGATTTCTACTACGTTAGCGGAAGAGAAATAAGCAAATACACGGACAGAGAAGCCTCTACTGAGAGCATATTTTTCACAGGCGGTGACAAATGGAAGGTTGTACGACAAAGTCTCACTCCACTGTTTACTTTGGCCAAGATGAAGAATATGTTTCATTTGATTGAGAAACGTGCTCACATGTTGGAAGATACCCTAGACCGAGAGACCAAAGTCAGTGATATTGTTGACACGAAGAATCTTAGTGCAAGGTTTACCATGGACTGCATCACCTCCTGCGCTTTTGGCATTGACGCAAACGTGTTAAATGCCCCTGTAAATAACCCATTCGCAATTATGGCTGAAGATATGTTTAAACCTAGTTACATGAGAGGGTTGCTGCTTGTCCTAAGATCAATATGGGCGCCTATCTTTTATAGACTCGGGTTAAACTGCTTCCCGAGCGCTACTATTCCGTTCTTCACGCGACTATTGACTGATGTTTTCAAGAGTCGAAATTACGAACCGTCTTCAAGGAACGATTACGTTGAtcttgttttgaatttgaaaaaaggAGATGTTATAACATGTGAGAGCTTGAGAAACTCGAAGACTGGGCTTAAAGAGATGGTTGAGAAAAAAGTGGATGATGAATTGTTGGTGATTCAGTGCGCTGCATTCTTTGCTGCAGGTTTTGAGACGTCTGCAACTACAATGAGCTTAACTCTGTTCGAGTTGGCGAAGAAACCTGAGGTGCAAAAACGAGTTGTACAAGAAGTGGATGAATACTTGCGTCGTCATGGCAACAAGTTGAATTACGAGTGTATCAACGAACTGCCGTATCTCGCGGCTTGTATCTCTGAGACTCTTCGTTTATATCCATCTCTTGGAAATTTAACTCGAGAAGTAATGGATGACTACACCCTTCCCACTGGCCTCCGTCTGGACAAAGGTATTCGTGTCCATATCCCAGTGTATCACCTGCATCATAACCCTGAATATTTCCCGGCACCAGAATCATATAAGCCCGAACGATTCCTGCCTGAAAATAAGGATAAAATCATACCGTATACTTTCCTGCCATTCGGAGAGGGACCTAAAATGTGTATCG GTAAACAATTCTCCTTAATGCAAGTCACGGCAGGTCTAGTCACTTTCTTGAAGAAATACGAATTCAATCTCGCCGAAGGTACATCAGAGACCATCAAATTTGGCACCACGACTCTTACGATCCAGCCGAAGAACGAGAAAGTGTTATTAAAGCTCTCAAAACGACAAGGATGGGAACAGAGGACATATGTTAGGGCTTAA